Proteins found in one Labrenzia sp. VG12 genomic segment:
- a CDS encoding beta-ketoacyl-ACP synthase III yields MSVIRSTVTGCGSYLPEKVLTNNDLAKMVDTSDEWIVQRTGIQQRHVAAEGEVTSDLALEAAKRALSAAGRDAQDIDTIILATATPDNTFPATAVTVQARLGIHHGAAFDVHAVCSGFVYALTTADAYIRAGLSRRCLVIGAETFSRILDWTDRTTCVLFGDGAGAVVVEAAEADGSNADRGILTSHLRSDGRHKEKLFVDGGPSATQTVGHLRMEGREVFKHAVGMITDVIEDAYNATGYTSEDLDWFIPHQANKRIIDASAKKLGIAPEKVVTTVQLHGNTSAASIPLALDTAVKDGRVKKNDLLMLEAMGGGFTWGSVLLRW; encoded by the coding sequence GTGAGCGTAATCCGTTCGACAGTAACCGGCTGCGGAAGCTATCTGCCGGAAAAAGTCCTGACCAACAACGACCTCGCCAAGATGGTCGACACGTCTGACGAATGGATCGTTCAGCGCACCGGTATCCAGCAGCGTCATGTGGCCGCGGAAGGCGAGGTGACCTCGGATCTGGCCCTGGAAGCTGCAAAACGCGCGTTGTCCGCAGCGGGCCGGGACGCCCAGGACATCGACACGATCATCCTGGCAACGGCAACGCCGGACAACACTTTTCCAGCCACCGCTGTCACTGTGCAGGCCCGTCTTGGTATCCATCACGGCGCAGCGTTCGATGTGCATGCCGTGTGCTCCGGCTTCGTCTATGCCCTGACCACGGCCGACGCCTATATCCGTGCGGGGCTCTCCAGGCGCTGCCTTGTGATCGGGGCGGAAACCTTCAGCCGGATCCTCGACTGGACCGACAGAACAACCTGCGTCCTGTTCGGGGATGGCGCAGGCGCGGTTGTCGTCGAAGCCGCCGAGGCCGACGGCAGCAATGCCGACCGCGGCATTCTGACGTCTCATCTGCGTTCGGACGGCCGTCACAAGGAAAAGCTTTTCGTCGATGGCGGCCCGTCCGCCACGCAGACCGTCGGTCATCTGCGCATGGAAGGCCGGGAAGTGTTCAAACATGCCGTCGGCATGATCACCGACGTGATCGAAGACGCCTACAATGCCACCGGTTACACGTCAGAGGATCTCGACTGGTTCATCCCGCACCAGGCCAACAAGCGCATCATCGATGCCAGCGCGAAGAAGCTCGGCATTGCGCCTGAAAAAGTGGTGACCACCGTGCAACTCCACGGCAACACGTCGGCTGCTTCCATTCCGCTGGCGCTGGATACTGCGGTAAAAGACGGACGTGTCAAAAAGAACGATCTTTTGATGCTGGAGGCGATGGGCGGCGGTTTCACCTGGGGCTCCGTGCTGTTGCGCTGGTAA
- a CDS encoding integration host factor subunit alpha → MGNRTITRADLCEAVYQKVGLSRTESSELVERVLSEISDCLVTGESVKLSSFGSFVVRSKGERIGRNPKTGEEVPISPRRVMVFKPSNVLKQRINDALTGQASK, encoded by the coding sequence ATGGGCAATCGGACTATTACCCGCGCAGATCTATGCGAGGCCGTTTATCAGAAGGTGGGTCTGTCCCGGACTGAATCGTCTGAACTGGTCGAGCGCGTTCTTTCTGAAATTTCCGACTGTCTTGTGACCGGAGAATCGGTAAAATTGTCAAGCTTCGGGTCGTTTGTGGTTCGCTCCAAGGGGGAGCGCATCGGCCGCAATCCGAAGACCGGCGAGGAAGTGCCGATTTCGCCGCGCCGCGTGATGGTGTTCAAGCCATCAAATGTATTGAAGCAGCGTATCAATGATGCGCTGACGGGACAGGCCAGCAAATAA
- a CDS encoding MerR family transcriptional regulator — MSSQDKSPDAFRTISEVADDLDLPQHVLRFWETRFSQIKPLKRGGGRRYYRPDDVELLKGIRHLLYGEGYTIKGVQRILKEQGPRFVMQVRHEAGSPSPAPSSATPQSPNGPSLQAAPAEGPVPNDPGEPLPHGVLAEDAPDPHDQSSSGGFNILGRLRGEKPVPGSAPSNAAVSKEDIRRLQATLFELLECKRTLDQAR, encoded by the coding sequence ATGAGCTCGCAGGACAAAAGCCCAGACGCCTTTCGCACCATCAGTGAGGTCGCTGACGACCTGGACCTGCCGCAGCATGTGCTGCGCTTCTGGGAAACGCGTTTCTCGCAGATCAAGCCGTTGAAGCGTGGCGGTGGGCGGCGTTATTACCGGCCGGACGATGTCGAGCTTCTGAAAGGCATTCGCCACCTGCTGTATGGCGAAGGCTACACCATCAAGGGCGTCCAGCGCATCTTGAAGGAGCAGGGACCTCGTTTCGTGATGCAGGTCCGGCATGAAGCCGGCAGCCCTTCACCGGCCCCGTCTTCGGCGACACCGCAATCCCCAAATGGTCCCTCGCTGCAAGCGGCACCTGCCGAAGGGCCTGTCCCGAACGATCCGGGGGAACCGCTTCCCCATGGTGTACTGGCCGAAGATGCGCCAGACCCGCACGATCAGTCCAGTTCCGGCGGTTTCAATATCCTGGGACGGCTGCGAGGTGAAAAGCCGGTTCCTGGTTCAGCCCCGTCAAACGCCGCAGTGTCCAAAGAGGACATCCGGCGCCTGCAGGCCACATTGTTCGAATTGCTGGAATGCAAGCGCACACTTGATCAGGCGCGTTAG